In Flavobacteriales bacterium, the following proteins share a genomic window:
- the secG gene encoding preprotein translocase subunit SecG has product MATIFTILLILVCVLMVLIVLIQNPKGGGINSGLSGASQMLGVKQQTDLVEKWTWYLAVGLVVLCLISTPILHGNTSGEEQKSIETEVPVQGIPQGGINTAPGVK; this is encoded by the coding sequence ATGGCAACTATTTTTACAATCCTTTTGATTTTGGTATGTGTACTAATGGTTTTGATCGTATTGATTCAAAATCCAAAAGGTGGAGGTATTAATTCCGGCTTATCCGGTGCAAGTCAGATGTTAGGTGTAAAACAACAAACTGACCTCGTTGAAAAATGGACCTGGTATTTAGCGGTTGGTCTGGTGGTTCTTTGCCTGATCAGCACTCCGATTTTACATGGAAATACTTCCGGTGAAGAGCAAAAATCGATTGAGACAGAAGTTCCTGTACAAGGTATTCCTCAAGGTGGTATTAACACTGCTCCCGGAGTAAAATAA
- a CDS encoding co-chaperone GroES, protein MSLNVKPIADRVLIEPDAAETKTASGIIIPDTAKEKPMRGTVIAVGAGKKDEPMTVKAGDKVLYGKYSGTEVNIDGKDFLIMKESDIYAII, encoded by the coding sequence ATGTCACTGAACGTAAAACCCATTGCAGACCGTGTTCTTATTGAGCCGGACGCAGCAGAAACAAAAACCGCTTCCGGTATTATTATTCCTGATACCGCGAAAGAAAAACCAATGAGAGGAACCGTAATCGCTGTTGGGGCGGGTAAAAAAGATGAACCGATGACCGTAAAGGCTGGTGATAAAGTTCTTTATGGGAAATATTCCGGTACAGAAGTAAACATCGACGGGAAAGATTTCCTGATTATGAAGGAGAGTGATATTTACGCAATTATCTAA
- the groL gene encoding chaperonin GroEL (60 kDa chaperone family; promotes refolding of misfolded polypeptides especially under stressful conditions; forms two stacked rings of heptamers to form a barrel-shaped 14mer; ends can be capped by GroES; misfolded proteins enter the barrel where they are refolded when GroES binds), whose product MASKEISFSTEAREKLKKGVDALADAVKVTLGPKGRNVVIDKKFGAPHVTKDGVTVAKEVELSDKVENMGAQLVREVASKTADIAGDGTTTATVLAQAIVAGGLKNVAAGANPMDLKRGVDKAVIAIIAELKKISKEVGDDISKIEQVATISANNDHAIGKLIAEAMAKVTKEGVITVEEAKGTETTVDVVEGMQFDRGYLSPYFITDPENMEVVLENPYILITDKKVSSMKELLPILEKSIQTGRPMLIIAEDVDGEAIQTLVVNKLRGALKIAAVKAPGFGDRRKAMLEDIAILTNGTVISEEQGYKLDMADLSHLGIAEKIVIDKDNTTIVNGQGEKEAIKMRIAQIKAQMEQTTSDYDKEKLQERLAKLAGGVAVLYVGAATEVEMKEKKDRVEDALAATRAAVEEGIVPGGGVAYIRCLSALDNLKGENEDQTTGIAIIRRALEEPLRTIVANAGGEGSVVVNKVKEGKDDFGFNARTEQYENLLSAGVIDPTKVSRVALENAASIAGMILTTDCVVSEIEEETPAMPMGGGMPGGMGGMM is encoded by the coding sequence ATGGCATCGAAAGAAATTTCTTTTAGTACAGAAGCTAGAGAAAAACTTAAAAAAGGCGTTGACGCATTAGCAGATGCAGTTAAAGTAACGCTGGGTCCTAAAGGACGAAACGTGGTAATTGATAAAAAATTCGGAGCGCCGCACGTTACCAAGGATGGTGTTACGGTTGCAAAAGAAGTTGAGCTTTCAGACAAAGTTGAAAACATGGGTGCTCAACTTGTTCGTGAAGTAGCTTCTAAAACAGCGGATATTGCAGGTGACGGAACTACCACAGCAACTGTACTTGCGCAAGCGATTGTTGCAGGTGGATTAAAAAATGTTGCAGCAGGTGCAAATCCGATGGATTTAAAACGTGGTGTGGACAAAGCAGTAATTGCAATTATTGCCGAGCTGAAAAAAATCTCTAAAGAAGTTGGAGATGATATTTCCAAGATTGAACAAGTAGCGACCATTTCCGCAAATAACGATCACGCCATTGGAAAACTGATTGCAGAAGCAATGGCAAAAGTGACGAAGGAAGGTGTAATTACTGTTGAAGAAGCAAAAGGAACAGAAACAACCGTTGATGTGGTAGAAGGTATGCAATTCGACAGAGGTTATTTATCTCCGTATTTTATTACTGATCCCGAAAACATGGAAGTTGTATTGGAGAATCCTTACATTCTGATTACCGATAAAAAGGTTTCCAGCATGAAAGAACTTCTTCCGATACTGGAGAAAAGTATTCAAACCGGAAGACCGATGCTGATCATTGCCGAAGATGTAGACGGAGAAGCTATTCAAACATTAGTGGTGAACAAACTTCGCGGCGCCTTAAAAATTGCTGCAGTTAAAGCTCCGGGATTCGGCGACAGAAGAAAAGCCATGCTTGAAGATATTGCTATTCTTACCAATGGAACAGTGATCTCAGAAGAGCAAGGTTATAAACTTGATATGGCCGATTTAAGTCACCTCGGTATTGCAGAAAAGATTGTTATTGATAAAGACAATACCACCATTGTAAATGGTCAGGGCGAAAAAGAAGCGATCAAAATGCGCATTGCTCAAATCAAAGCACAGATGGAGCAAACCACCAGTGACTATGATAAAGAAAAACTCCAAGAGCGTTTAGCAAAACTTGCAGGTGGTGTAGCCGTACTTTATGTTGGTGCAGCAACCGAAGTTGAAATGAAGGAGAAAAAAGACCGCGTAGAAGATGCGCTTGCAGCAACCCGTGCAGCAGTAGAAGAAGGAATTGTTCCCGGCGGTGGAGTTGCGTACATCCGTTGTTTAAGTGCGCTCGACAATCTCAAAGGTGAGAATGAAGATCAAACTACCGGTATTGCCATTATTCGCAGAGCACTTGAAGAACCACTCCGTACCATTGTTGCCAATGCAGGCGGTGAAGGATCTGTAGTGGTAAACAAAGTGAAAGAAGGAAAAGATGATTTCGGTTTCAATGCCCGCACAGAGCAATATGAAAATCTGCTAAGCGCAGGAGTTATTGATCCTACTAAAGTAAGCCGTGTTGCACTTGAGAACGCTGCCTCTATTGCCGGTATGATTTTAACTACAGATTGCGTTGTTTCGGAAATTGAAGAAGAAACACCTGCTATGCCAATGGGCGGAGGAATGCCCGGTGGAATGGGTGGAATGATGTAA
- a CDS encoding YgiQ family radical SAM protein, which translates to MQDLPITAWLPTTVKEAQQRGWDELDVVLISGDAYVDHPAFGTAVIGRILEDCGLRVGIVAQPNWKDDLRDFKKFGKPKLFFGVTSGCMDSMVNHYTANRRKRSTDAYTPGGQAGFRPDYAVNVYSKILKEIYPDSPIVIGGIEASLRRVTHYDYWADKLFPTILESSSADLLVYGMGEQPLREMVDLLLKGVPFHQLTMVKQTAYLKNKSEGIPKNKAWKDLYLNSHEACLKDKKTYASNFKHVEQESNKLNAKRIIQEVNNKFLIINPPFQTMTEKEMDQSFDLPYTRYPHPKYKKRGEIPAWEMIKFSVNMHRGCFGGCSFCTISAHQGKFIASRSEESILKEVEQVVSMQDFKGYISDLGGPSANMYKMKGKVQEICDRCVSPSCIHPVICSNLDTNHSAMTSILKKVDANPKVKKAFVGSGIRYDLLTKSYNKNADESIDEYLEQVLKRHVSGRLKVAPEHTSDETLKIMRKPSFKHFKEFKKRFDEIDRKFNLKQQLIPYFISSHPGTSDEDMANLAAETKELGFHLEQVQDFTPTPMTVATEIYYSGYHPYTLQPVHTPKSEKEKRDQHRFFFWYQKENREWIRERLKTLKRSDLSFRLLGEKQESKSKVPAWLEKKRNEQKAKSGKQGGRRHKK; encoded by the coding sequence ATGCAAGATCTGCCAATTACCGCCTGGTTACCCACTACTGTAAAAGAAGCTCAACAACGAGGTTGGGATGAATTGGATGTTGTGCTCATTTCCGGTGATGCATATGTGGATCATCCTGCCTTTGGTACTGCCGTAATTGGCCGGATACTGGAAGATTGCGGATTGAGGGTTGGAATTGTAGCGCAGCCAAACTGGAAAGATGATCTGCGCGATTTTAAAAAATTCGGAAAACCAAAATTGTTTTTTGGCGTTACTTCCGGTTGTATGGATTCCATGGTGAACCATTATACCGCGAATCGAAGAAAGCGCTCTACCGATGCATATACACCGGGCGGACAAGCCGGTTTTCGTCCGGATTACGCTGTGAATGTCTACTCTAAAATCTTAAAAGAAATTTATCCGGATAGCCCGATTGTTATCGGCGGAATTGAGGCTTCATTAAGAAGAGTAACGCATTATGATTATTGGGCAGATAAATTATTTCCAACGATTTTGGAAAGTAGCAGTGCCGATTTGCTCGTATATGGAATGGGAGAGCAACCGCTTCGTGAGATGGTCGATTTATTGTTAAAAGGAGTTCCTTTTCACCAACTCACCATGGTGAAGCAAACGGCCTACCTTAAAAATAAAAGTGAAGGTATTCCCAAAAATAAAGCGTGGAAAGATTTGTATCTGAATTCACATGAAGCTTGTTTGAAGGATAAAAAAACATACGCTTCCAATTTTAAACATGTAGAACAGGAATCAAATAAATTAAACGCCAAACGAATTATACAGGAAGTCAATAATAAATTTCTGATCATCAATCCGCCTTTTCAAACCATGACGGAAAAGGAAATGGATCAGTCATTCGATTTACCTTATACCCGTTACCCGCATCCCAAATACAAAAAGCGAGGAGAAATTCCTGCTTGGGAAATGATCAAATTTTCGGTCAATATGCACCGCGGTTGTTTCGGCGGATGTAGCTTTTGTACCATTTCCGCTCATCAGGGTAAATTTATCGCCAGCCGTTCCGAAGAATCGATTTTAAAAGAAGTGGAACAGGTGGTAAGTATGCAGGATTTTAAAGGGTATATATCCGACTTGGGCGGACCTTCTGCCAATATGTACAAAATGAAAGGGAAGGTTCAGGAAATTTGCGATCGCTGTGTTAGTCCTTCCTGCATTCACCCTGTGATTTGCAGTAATCTCGATACGAATCATTCGGCAATGACAAGTATTCTGAAAAAAGTAGATGCCAATCCTAAAGTTAAAAAGGCATTTGTGGGAAGCGGAATACGATATGATTTGCTTACAAAATCATATAATAAAAATGCAGATGAATCCATTGATGAATATTTAGAACAAGTGTTGAAGCGACATGTTTCCGGTCGATTAAAAGTTGCACCGGAACATACTTCGGACGAGACATTAAAAATAATGCGAAAACCATCTTTCAAGCATTTTAAAGAATTTAAAAAACGCTTTGATGAAATTGATCGCAAATTCAATTTGAAACAACAACTCATTCCCTATTTTATTTCCAGTCATCCCGGCACCAGTGATGAAGACATGGCAAATCTTGCAGCAGAAACAAAAGAACTCGGATTTCATCTGGAGCAGGTGCAGGATTTTACACCAACACCAATGACGGTTGCAACAGAGATCTATTATTCCGGTTATCATCCATATACACTACAACCTGTACATACACCCAAATCAGAAAAAGAAAAACGAGATCAGCATCGCTTTTTCTTTTGGTATCAAAAAGAAAACAGAGAGTGGATTCGTGAGCGTTTAAAAACATTGAAACGTTCCGATTTAAGTTTTCGCTTATTGGGAGAAAAACAGGAATCAAAATCAAAGGTCCCTGCCTGGCTCGAAAAAAAACGCAACGAACAAAAAGCAAAATCCGGAAAACAGGGTGGACGTCGCCATAAAAAGTGA
- the era gene encoding GTPase Era has translation MAHKAGFVNIIGSPNVGKSTLMNALVGERVSIINAKAQTTRHRIMGIVSGEDFQIVYSDTPGVLNPAYKMQEGMMGFVNAAFQDADIFILVTDLNEDQPAVPDIVERLNKQSVPVFVLVNKIDLSTQEKVAERLDHWKSLLPNALVAGISALHKYNLDILFEKILELLPESPAYFDKEEYTDRSMRFLVSEIIREKILTLYDKEIPYSSEVVVESFKEEEHITRISAVVYVTRDSQKGIIIGHQGKMIKLLGTKARKEMEEFLGKKVFLELFVKVQKNWRDDERHLKNFGYIN, from the coding sequence ATGGCGCATAAAGCCGGATTTGTCAATATTATCGGAAGTCCCAATGTAGGGAAGTCAACTCTCATGAATGCTCTTGTTGGTGAAAGGGTGTCAATTATTAACGCTAAAGCACAGACTACCAGGCATCGTATCATGGGTATAGTGAGTGGGGAGGATTTTCAGATTGTGTATTCAGACACCCCGGGTGTGCTGAATCCTGCGTATAAAATGCAGGAGGGGATGATGGGATTTGTAAACGCAGCATTTCAGGATGCGGATATTTTTATTCTGGTTACCGATTTAAATGAAGATCAACCCGCTGTACCGGATATCGTGGAGCGATTAAACAAACAAAGCGTTCCGGTATTTGTATTGGTGAATAAAATAGATTTAAGTACACAGGAAAAAGTAGCGGAGCGATTGGATCATTGGAAAAGCCTACTCCCTAATGCATTGGTAGCAGGTATTTCCGCTTTACACAAGTACAACCTGGATATTCTTTTTGAAAAAATCTTAGAATTATTACCGGAGAGTCCGGCGTATTTCGACAAAGAAGAATACACCGACAGATCCATGCGCTTTCTTGTGTCGGAAATTATCCGTGAAAAAATACTTACGTTATACGACAAGGAAATCCCCTATAGTTCTGAAGTTGTAGTAGAATCGTTTAAAGAGGAAGAGCATATTACACGAATCTCCGCCGTGGTTTACGTTACGCGCGATTCTCAAAAAGGAATAATTATTGGTCACCAAGGCAAAATGATAAAACTGCTTGGAACCAAAGCAAGAAAAGAAATGGAAGAATTTCTCGGTAAAAAAGTTTTTTTGGAACTCTTTGTGAAAGTCCAGAAAAACTGGAGAGATGATGAGCGGCATTTAAAGAATTTCGGATATATTAACTAA
- the der gene encoding ribosome biogenesis GTPase Der gives MANIVAIVGRPNVGKSTLFNRLTESRDAIVDPTEGVTRDRHYGKSLWNGHEFSVIDTGGYIHGSEDVFEEEIRKQVKLAIEEANVILFVVDVMAGVTDMDQEVADMLRKSKKKIFLVANKVDTSDKAAYAAEFYRFGLGEIFSLSAQNGSGTGELLDEITKDFVHEEEDENPERLPRIAIVGKPNVGKSSLLNALTGQERNIVTPISGTTRDSIHTHYKAFGFDFDLIDTAGIRKKAKVQEDIEFYSVLRSIRTIEESDVCLFMIDAAEGLQKQDLNIYYLVESNKKGVVVLVNKWDLVEKDTKTLKQFEENLRSGLAPFNDVPIIFISALTKQRIHKALEEAMRVYNNRARKIPTSKLNEALLPIVEQNPPPSYKGKYIKIKYITQLPTEVPSFAFFCNLPQYIKDPYKRYLENQLRKIFDFEGVPVRIFFRQK, from the coding sequence ATGGCAAACATTGTAGCAATTGTAGGAAGACCCAACGTGGGGAAATCCACTTTATTTAACCGGCTTACAGAAAGTCGGGATGCCATCGTTGATCCCACCGAAGGCGTAACACGTGATCGCCATTATGGAAAAAGTTTGTGGAATGGTCACGAATTTTCGGTGATCGACACAGGAGGATATATTCACGGTAGTGAAGATGTTTTTGAAGAAGAGATCCGCAAACAAGTGAAGCTCGCCATTGAGGAAGCAAATGTGATTCTTTTTGTTGTTGATGTAATGGCTGGTGTAACCGATATGGATCAGGAAGTGGCTGACATGCTCCGCAAATCGAAAAAGAAGATTTTTCTGGTGGCGAATAAAGTTGATACTTCCGACAAAGCCGCTTATGCAGCAGAATTTTATCGCTTCGGTTTAGGCGAAATTTTTTCTTTATCGGCACAGAACGGATCCGGAACCGGAGAATTACTGGATGAGATCACAAAAGATTTTGTACACGAAGAAGAAGATGAAAACCCTGAACGTTTACCGCGAATTGCAATCGTAGGAAAACCAAACGTTGGTAAATCATCTTTATTAAATGCGCTTACCGGACAGGAACGAAATATTGTAACCCCTATTTCCGGTACTACACGCGATTCGATTCACACCCACTATAAAGCATTTGGATTTGATTTCGATTTGATTGACACTGCAGGTATCAGAAAAAAAGCAAAAGTTCAGGAGGACATCGAATTTTATTCCGTGTTAAGGTCTATCCGCACCATTGAAGAATCGGATGTTTGTCTGTTTATGATTGATGCTGCCGAGGGATTGCAAAAGCAGGATTTAAATATTTATTATCTCGTTGAAAGCAACAAAAAAGGTGTAGTGGTTCTTGTCAACAAATGGGACCTGGTAGAAAAGGACACCAAAACGCTAAAACAATTCGAAGAAAATTTAAGAAGCGGACTTGCACCGTTTAATGATGTTCCGATTATTTTTATTTCTGCGTTAACCAAACAACGAATTCATAAAGCACTGGAAGAGGCCATGCGCGTATATAATAACCGTGCAAGAAAAATTCCAACGTCGAAACTCAATGAAGCGTTATTACCCATCGTAGAGCAAAATCCGCCGCCTTCCTATAAAGGAAAATACATTAAGATTAAATACATTACTCAATTACCAACCGAGGTGCCAAGTTTTGCCTTTTTCTGCAATTTACCGCAGTATATAAAGGATCCTTACAAACGTTATCTTGAAAATCAGTTGAGAAAGATTTTTGATTTCGAAGGTGTACCGGTGCGTATATTTTTCCGCCAGAAATAA
- a CDS encoding amidohydrolase, which yields MIDLSFLQTEAQALLPEIIQIRRHIHAHPELSFQETETMRFIASVLEKEGISFKSGVGNTGIVAEICGTNPESRLIALRSDHDALPILEKNEIEFASKNKGVMHACGHDVHTACLLGAAKILNNHKDKFQGKVRLIFQPGEEKLPGGATLMIAEGVLKNPVPDFIVGLHVFPELEVGKVGFKSGMYMASTDELYLKVIGKGGHAALPEQYNNPLLIAAAIIQELNNKFMVANSELNPEKIPTVLAFGKITGAGATNVIPDFVNLEGTFRTMNEEWRKKAHEVLIQTANSIAKSMGGSVEFTIEKGYPFLVNDPTTTEKIRSVATDLLGKENVTELKLRMTAEDFAWYSQEIPSCFFRLGTRNESKGIVSPVHTATFDVDEDALRIGMMLMAGAVFA from the coding sequence ATGATTGATCTTTCCTTTTTGCAAACTGAGGCACAAGCATTGCTTCCGGAAATCATTCAAATCAGAAGGCATATCCATGCGCATCCTGAGTTATCTTTTCAGGAGACAGAAACCATGCGCTTTATTGCATCTGTTTTAGAGAAAGAAGGTATCAGTTTTAAAAGTGGAGTAGGAAATACCGGTATTGTGGCCGAAATATGCGGTACCAATCCGGAATCACGTTTAATTGCATTACGATCCGATCACGATGCTTTACCGATTCTGGAAAAAAACGAAATTGAATTTGCATCTAAAAACAAAGGCGTGATGCATGCTTGCGGACATGATGTACACACTGCATGTTTGTTGGGAGCGGCAAAAATTCTGAACAACCACAAGGATAAATTTCAAGGTAAAGTCCGATTGATTTTTCAACCCGGAGAAGAGAAATTACCCGGAGGTGCTACATTGATGATTGCCGAAGGAGTATTGAAAAATCCTGTTCCCGATTTCATTGTTGGTCTGCATGTTTTTCCTGAACTGGAAGTTGGGAAAGTTGGATTCAAAAGTGGAATGTATATGGCCTCTACCGACGAATTATATTTGAAAGTTATAGGTAAAGGTGGACATGCTGCTCTCCCGGAACAATACAATAATCCGCTATTGATCGCAGCTGCCATAATTCAGGAACTGAACAACAAATTTATGGTTGCGAATTCTGAATTAAATCCGGAAAAAATTCCTACCGTTCTTGCATTCGGAAAAATTACCGGAGCAGGTGCCACCAATGTGATACCTGATTTTGTCAACCTCGAAGGAACATTCAGAACCATGAATGAAGAGTGGCGAAAAAAGGCGCATGAGGTTTTGATTCAAACTGCAAATTCGATCGCAAAATCAATGGGAGGGTCTGTTGAATTCACCATTGAAAAAGGGTATCCCTTTTTGGTGAACGACCCAACCACCACTGAAAAAATCAGGAGTGTTGCCACTGATCTTTTGGGTAAAGAAAATGTAACAGAATTAAAACTTCGCATGACTGCAGAAGATTTTGCCTGGTATTCTCAGGAGATCCCTTCCTGCTTTTTCCGTCTCGGTACCCGCAATGAAAGCAAAGGAATTGTTTCTCCTGTACACACGGCTACCTTCGATGTGGATGAGGATGCACTTCGTATTGGAATGATGCTAATGGCAGGTGCAGTATTTGCCTGA
- a CDS encoding sulfite exporter TauE/SafE family protein, protein MESSTIIILALIGFFAGLLGGFVGVGGGIIIVPALVYFLGLTQHQAIGTSVAVMLPPIGIGAAMVYYQQGDINIPYALVIALTFILGGWLGGLASQSLKESVHVIKLVFGSVMLYAAVKMILSALKTFWAK, encoded by the coding sequence ATGGAAAGTTCTACCATTATCATTCTCGCACTCATTGGATTTTTTGCCGGATTACTTGGCGGGTTTGTTGGTGTAGGTGGAGGAATTATTATCGTGCCTGCCCTTGTATATTTTTTAGGTCTTACCCAACATCAGGCTATCGGTACCTCAGTGGCCGTCATGTTACCACCCATTGGAATTGGGGCAGCAATGGTGTATTATCAGCAAGGCGATATTAATATTCCTTACGCGCTAGTTATCGCGCTTACATTTATTCTTGGCGGATGGCTTGGCGGATTGGCTTCACAATCGCTAAAAGAGTCCGTACACGTCATAAAACTAGTTTTTGGCAGTGTGATGCTTTATGCTGCCGTAAAAATGATTTTAAGTGCTTTAAAAACCTTCTGGGCAAAATGA